In Rhodoferax koreense, a genomic segment contains:
- a CDS encoding FadR/GntR family transcriptional regulator, translating to MESRTPHTPASSGTPTVATPPPAASDGLAQRARRPRGLVSEIVDHLASSIRQGQLNQGDKLPTEAEIMARFDVSRTVVREAISKLQASGLVETRHGIGTFVIAPPEAGNFKIAPEDFATVADVIALLELRISLETEAAGLAAQRRTDANLQQLELALKGFQDAILNDQDAVPSDFQFHMEVARSTGNQHFADLMTYLGTMIIPRTRVNTLQNAPEGRLAYLQRVHGEHESIFAAIRQQDSESARAAMRTHLSNSRERLRKSQSPETALKD from the coding sequence ATGGAATCCAGAACCCCTCACACGCCAGCCTCGTCCGGTACACCGACTGTGGCGACGCCGCCACCGGCCGCCAGCGACGGCCTCGCGCAGCGTGCACGCCGTCCGCGCGGCCTGGTCTCGGAAATCGTCGACCACCTCGCCTCGAGCATCCGCCAGGGCCAGCTGAACCAGGGCGACAAGCTGCCTACCGAGGCGGAGATCATGGCCCGTTTCGACGTCAGCCGCACGGTGGTGCGCGAAGCCATCTCCAAGTTGCAGGCATCCGGCCTCGTCGAGACGCGGCACGGCATCGGCACCTTCGTGATCGCCCCACCCGAGGCCGGCAACTTCAAGATCGCCCCCGAGGACTTCGCCACCGTGGCCGACGTCATCGCCCTGCTCGAACTGCGCATCAGCCTCGAGACCGAAGCCGCCGGCCTGGCCGCACAACGCCGCACGGACGCCAATCTGCAGCAGCTCGAACTCGCGCTCAAGGGTTTCCAGGATGCCATCCTGAACGACCAAGACGCGGTGCCGTCCGACTTCCAGTTCCACATGGAGGTCGCGCGCTCCACCGGCAACCAGCATTTCGCCGACCTCATGACCTACCTGGGCACGATGATCATTCCGCGCACCCGGGTCAACACGCTGCAAAACGCCCCCGAGGGCCGGCTCGCCTACCTGCAACGCGTGCACGGCGAACACGAGAGCATCTTCGCCGCGATCCGCCAGCAGGACTCGGAATCCGCGCGCGCCGCGATGCGCACCCACCTGTCCAACAGCCGCGAGCGGCTGCGCAAGAGCCAGTCGCCCGAGACCGCGCTGAAGGACTGA
- a CDS encoding TRAP transporter large permease, which produces MELAVLSLSFVLFLALGVPVAFAIGLSCLATFAVEGLPLATAMQMMVSGMNVFSFLAIPFFIFSGELMLHGGIADKILDFARSMVGHMKGGLGLANVMASTLFGGVSGSPIADTSAMGGVMIPIMKREGYSADYAVNVTTHASLTGALMPTSHNMIIYAFAAQAAAGTIDGHVIRGVSIGDLMFAGLVPVFWIMVCMLIAAYWQAVRNGFPKRADGSSMLERFPGWKAVLTTFIAAIPGLMVIVVILGCVMGGVTTATEAAAIAVAYSLFLTAVIYRTMSKDKLIKSLKKASKTTGVILLLIGVSNMLRWQMAYLEIPDAIEAALLHATQTPWLMLLYINIIQIFLGIFLDMAAHILITTPLFLPLAMQMGVGPVQFGMMLLLNCALGLVHPPVGTVQFVGCAIGDISIGEATKTAWPYYLAIWIAINLVTYVPAFSTWLPSIITGHPVF; this is translated from the coding sequence ATGGAACTCGCCGTACTTTCCCTGAGCTTCGTGCTCTTCCTCGCGCTCGGCGTGCCGGTGGCTTTCGCCATCGGCCTGAGCTGCCTGGCCACCTTCGCGGTCGAAGGCCTGCCGCTGGCCACCGCCATGCAGATGATGGTCTCGGGCATGAACGTGTTTTCGTTCCTGGCCATTCCGTTTTTCATCTTCTCCGGTGAACTGATGCTGCACGGCGGCATCGCCGACAAGATCCTCGACTTCGCGCGCAGCATGGTCGGCCACATGAAGGGCGGGCTGGGCCTGGCCAACGTGATGGCCAGCACGCTGTTCGGCGGGGTTTCGGGCTCGCCGATCGCCGACACCTCGGCCATGGGCGGCGTGATGATCCCGATCATGAAGCGCGAAGGCTACAGCGCCGACTACGCCGTGAACGTGACCACGCACGCCTCGCTCACCGGCGCGTTGATGCCGACCTCGCACAACATGATCATCTACGCCTTCGCGGCCCAGGCCGCAGCCGGCACCATCGATGGCCACGTGATCCGCGGCGTGTCGATCGGCGACCTGATGTTCGCCGGCCTGGTCCCGGTGTTCTGGATCATGGTCTGCATGCTGATCGCCGCCTACTGGCAAGCCGTGCGCAACGGCTTCCCCAAGCGCGCGGATGGTTCGTCCATGCTCGAACGTTTCCCCGGCTGGAAGGCCGTGCTCACGACCTTCATCGCCGCCATTCCAGGCTTGATGGTGATCGTGGTGATCCTGGGCTGCGTGATGGGCGGCGTGACCACGGCGACGGAGGCCGCCGCGATCGCGGTGGCCTATTCGCTGTTCCTGACGGCCGTGATCTACCGCACCATGAGCAAGGACAAGCTGATCAAGTCGCTGAAGAAGGCCTCCAAGACGACCGGCGTGATCCTGCTGCTGATCGGCGTGTCGAACATGCTGCGCTGGCAGATGGCCTACCTGGAGATTCCGGACGCGATCGAAGCCGCGCTGCTGCACGCCACGCAGACACCATGGTTGATGCTGCTGTACATCAACATCATCCAGATCTTCCTGGGCATCTTCCTGGACATGGCCGCGCACATCCTCATCACCACCCCGCTGTTCCTGCCGCTGGCCATGCAGATGGGTGTGGGCCCGGTGCAGTTCGGCATGATGCTGCTGCTCAACTGCGCCCTCGGCCTGGTGCATCCACCCGTGGGGACCGTTCAGTTCGTCGGGTGCGCGATCGGCGACATATCGATCGGCGAGGCCACCAAGACCGCGTGGCCATACTATCTGGCCATCTGGATCGCGATCAATCTCGTCACCTACGTGCCGGCCTTCTCGACCTGGCTGCCGTCGATCATCACCGGCCATCCGGTGTTCTAG
- a CDS encoding TRAP transporter small permease produces MDLFNSINARLSEWALRAASVCLAALGIVVIYGVVMRYAFNDAPPYVEQVALLLVISVAMFGAAAGVHDAGHIGLDSVVKLLPAKGQFWCLFVVELLTIAFAAIVLWGCEHMATSTRHDTIPTLGISEAWRYVPPMIAGVLIILFSVKHMLALFTKKAAA; encoded by the coding sequence ATGGACCTCTTCAATTCAATCAACGCGCGGCTGTCCGAGTGGGCCCTGCGCGCCGCCAGCGTCTGCCTGGCCGCACTGGGCATCGTCGTGATCTACGGCGTGGTCATGCGCTACGCCTTCAATGACGCGCCGCCGTATGTCGAGCAGGTCGCCCTGCTGCTGGTGATCTCGGTGGCGATGTTCGGCGCCGCCGCAGGCGTGCACGACGCCGGGCACATCGGCCTGGACTCGGTGGTCAAGCTGCTGCCGGCCAAGGGCCAGTTCTGGTGCCTGTTCGTGGTGGAACTGCTGACCATCGCATTTGCCGCCATCGTGCTGTGGGGCTGCGAGCACATGGCCACGTCCACGCGCCACGACACCATCCCCACGCTGGGCATCTCCGAAGCCTGGCGCTACGTGCCGCCGATGATCGCGGGCGTCCTCATCATCCTCTTCTCCGTCAAGCACATGCTGGCGCTATTCACCAAGAAGGCTGCCGCCTGA
- a CDS encoding TRAP transporter substrate-binding protein, producing the protein MKNPSRILLSLVAAAAFCAVSGQAYARNFRSADVHSKDFPTNMAVKFMGDELSKETGGKDNIKVFGDSALGSEKDTVEQVKIGAIDMVRVSLASFNGIVPESMIPSFPFIFRDLAHFRKAIYGAEGDKILAAFDKAGFVGLAMYESGSRSMYAKKPIKTVADMKGLKIRVQPSDLAVAMVTAMGASPAPMPMAEVYSGLKTGLVDAAENNIPSYEEAKHYESAGVFSETMHVMTPEVVVFSKKVWDTLTPAEQVALRKSAKASVAYYVTLWDAKEKEAKAAVLKGGAKIVPASEIDKASFVTAEKPVWDKFATTPELKALVQEVVNVK; encoded by the coding sequence ATGAAAAACCCCAGCCGCATCCTCTTGAGCCTCGTCGCGGCCGCAGCCTTCTGCGCCGTCAGCGGCCAGGCATACGCCCGCAACTTCCGCTCCGCGGACGTGCATTCCAAGGACTTCCCCACCAACATGGCAGTGAAGTTCATGGGCGACGAACTCAGCAAGGAAACCGGAGGCAAGGACAACATCAAGGTGTTCGGCGACAGCGCGCTGGGCTCCGAGAAGGACACGGTCGAACAGGTCAAGATCGGCGCCATCGACATGGTGCGCGTGAGCCTGGCCTCGTTCAACGGCATCGTCCCCGAGTCGATGATTCCTTCGTTCCCGTTCATCTTCCGTGACCTGGCCCACTTCCGCAAAGCCATCTACGGCGCCGAAGGCGACAAGATCCTGGCCGCGTTCGACAAGGCGGGCTTCGTCGGCCTGGCGATGTACGAGAGCGGTTCGCGTTCGATGTACGCCAAGAAGCCGATCAAGACCGTGGCCGACATGAAGGGCCTGAAGATCCGCGTGCAGCCGTCCGACCTGGCCGTGGCCATGGTCACGGCCATGGGCGCCTCGCCCGCGCCGATGCCGATGGCCGAGGTCTACTCCGGCCTGAAGACCGGCCTGGTGGACGCCGCCGAAAACAACATTCCCTCGTACGAGGAAGCCAAGCACTACGAGTCGGCCGGCGTGTTCTCCGAAACCATGCACGTGATGACGCCGGAAGTGGTGGTGTTTTCCAAGAAGGTGTGGGACACGCTGACACCGGCCGAGCAGGTCGCGCTGCGCAAGTCGGCGAAGGCGTCGGTGGCTTATTACGTCACGCTGTGGGACGCCAAGGAGAAGGAAGCGAAAGCGGCGGTGCTGAAGGGCGGCGCCAAGATCGTTCCGGCCTCGGAAATCGACAAGGCCAGCTTCGTGACCGCGGAGAAACCGGTCTGGGACAAGTTCGCCACCACGCCTGAACTCAAGGCGCTGGTGCAAGAGGTCGTCAACGTCAAGTAA
- a CDS encoding NAD-dependent epimerase/dehydratase family protein, with amino-acid sequence MTIKLHEKILLTGAAGGLGKVLRESLKQNCTTLRLSDRADFGPARAGEEVMLADLADADAVDAMVQGVDAIVHLGGVSVDGPYLPIVQANILGLFHLYEAARKHGVKRIVFASSNHVVGYYSQGETIGIDAPPRPDSFYGVSKAFGEDLSKFYFERYGIETACVRIGSSFPKPVDRRMLATWLSYGDLHRLITACLTTPVLNHSIIFGMSNNAVTWWDNSGAKHVGYVPQDSSDQFREEIYAQTAAPDLNNPAHTTHGGGFVVQGPY; translated from the coding sequence ATGACCATCAAACTGCACGAAAAAATCCTCCTCACCGGTGCTGCCGGTGGCCTGGGCAAGGTGCTGCGCGAAAGCCTGAAGCAGAACTGCACCACGCTGCGGCTGTCCGACAGGGCCGACTTCGGTCCGGCCCGTGCGGGTGAGGAAGTGATGCTGGCCGATCTGGCCGACGCTGACGCGGTCGATGCGATGGTGCAGGGCGTGGACGCCATCGTCCACCTGGGCGGCGTGTCGGTCGATGGCCCCTATCTGCCCATCGTGCAGGCCAACATCCTCGGCCTGTTCCATCTGTACGAAGCCGCGCGCAAGCACGGCGTGAAGCGCATCGTGTTCGCCAGCTCCAACCACGTGGTGGGCTACTACAGCCAGGGTGAGACCATCGGCATCGACGCACCGCCGCGGCCCGACAGTTTCTACGGCGTGAGCAAGGCCTTCGGCGAGGATCTGTCGAAGTTCTACTTCGAGCGTTATGGCATCGAAACCGCCTGCGTGCGCATCGGCTCCTCGTTCCCCAAGCCGGTCGATCGCCGCATGCTCGCCACCTGGCTGAGCTACGGCGACCTGCACCGCCTGATCACCGCCTGCCTCACCACGCCGGTGCTGAACCACAGCATCATCTTCGGCATGTCCAACAACGCCGTGACCTGGTGGGACAACAGCGGCGCCAAGCATGTGGGCTACGTGCCGCAGGACAGCTCCGACCAGTTCCGCGAGGAAATCTACGCGCAGACCGCGGCGCCCGACCTGAACAACCCCGCGCACACCACCCACGGTGGCGGCTTCGTCGTGCAGGGTCCGTATTAA
- a CDS encoding SMP-30/gluconolactonase/LRE family protein produces the protein MNAVPTVGTSRDRVGESPVWDVRSQALYWVDIEGQLIRRWDPASETLQSWRVPERVGCIALSAKAGGDELIAAMETGVYAVTLLPSSEVALRCLAKIVHPAPGMRFNDGRCDAQGRFWIGTMVMNMGLASPLGALYCLDENGLSAPKVEALITPNGLGFSPDGRTAYLSDSHPSVQRIWAFDFDGAAATLANPREFVDMTSLPGRPDGAAVDAEGHYWICGNDAGKVHRFDPSGRLVASLDVPVAKPAMCAFGGADLDVLYVTSILPATVAADAPGLNGAVFALKPGVRGLPEPVFSRFPK, from the coding sequence ATGAACGCTGTTCCCACCGTCGGCACGAGCCGGGATCGCGTCGGTGAGTCCCCGGTCTGGGACGTGCGCAGCCAGGCGCTGTACTGGGTCGACATCGAAGGCCAGCTGATCCGCCGCTGGGATCCAGCCAGCGAGACGCTGCAGAGCTGGCGCGTGCCCGAGCGCGTGGGCTGCATCGCCCTCAGCGCGAAGGCGGGCGGCGACGAGCTCATCGCCGCCATGGAGACGGGGGTGTACGCAGTCACGCTGCTGCCGTCGTCCGAGGTCGCGCTGCGCTGCCTGGCAAAGATCGTGCACCCCGCGCCGGGCATGCGCTTCAACGACGGCCGCTGCGACGCGCAGGGCCGTTTCTGGATCGGCACGATGGTCATGAACATGGGGCTGGCCTCGCCGCTGGGCGCGCTGTATTGCCTCGATGAGAACGGCCTGAGCGCGCCCAAGGTCGAGGCCCTCATCACGCCCAACGGGCTGGGTTTCAGCCCCGACGGTCGGACCGCGTACCTCTCGGATTCGCACCCCAGCGTGCAACGCATCTGGGCTTTCGATTTCGACGGCGCGGCGGCCACGCTGGCCAATCCCCGCGAGTTTGTCGACATGACGTCACTGCCCGGCCGGCCCGACGGTGCGGCCGTGGACGCCGAGGGCCATTACTGGATCTGTGGCAACGACGCCGGCAAGGTGCACCGCTTCGACCCGAGCGGCCGCCTCGTGGCTTCGCTCGACGTGCCGGTGGCCAAGCCCGCGATGTGTGCCTTCGGCGGCGCCGATCTCGATGTGTTGTACGTCACGTCCATCCTGCCGGCCACGGTGGCCGCGGATGCGCCGGGGCTCAACGGGGCGGTGTTCGCCCTGAAGCCGGGTGTACGGGGCTTGCCCGAGCCGGTGTTTTCGCGGTTCCCGAAGTAG
- a CDS encoding TRAP transporter substrate-binding protein codes for MQSIRRSSFRSVAVAASLLAGLCVSAHAVEFRSADVHNSDEYPTVAAVKHMSQVLAKQSGGKYSIKVFNKSALGSEKETLDQVKIGALELNRVNISSLNSICPKSLVPTMPFLFDSIAHMRKSLDGPIGEEILKGCESQGLVGLAFYDSGARSIYAKKPVRSIADAKGLKIRVQQSELWVSLVGAMGANATPMPTGEVLTALKTGLIDAAENNIPSYEGFQHYEAVKVYSRTEHSMAPEMLVMSKAIFDKLSPADQAMFRAAAKESVTFQRQKWDEQEAKALDIVTKAGAQIVTDVDKASFKTAMAPVYAKFITTPDLQRLVKAVQDTK; via the coding sequence ATGCAATCCATCCGCCGTTCTTCTTTCCGCTCGGTTGCCGTCGCGGCCAGCCTGCTCGCCGGCCTGTGCGTTTCGGCCCACGCCGTCGAGTTCCGCTCGGCCGACGTGCACAACAGCGATGAATATCCCACCGTGGCCGCGGTCAAGCACATGAGCCAGGTGCTGGCCAAGCAGAGCGGCGGCAAGTATTCGATCAAGGTGTTCAACAAGAGCGCGCTGGGTTCGGAAAAGGAAACGCTGGACCAGGTGAAGATCGGTGCGCTCGAATTGAACCGCGTCAACATCAGCTCGCTGAACTCCATCTGCCCCAAGAGCCTGGTGCCGACCATGCCGTTCCTGTTCGACTCGATCGCCCACATGCGCAAGTCGCTCGACGGCCCGATCGGCGAGGAAATCCTCAAGGGCTGCGAGAGCCAGGGCCTGGTTGGGCTGGCGTTCTACGACAGCGGCGCGCGCTCGATCTACGCCAAGAAGCCGGTGCGCAGCATCGCCGACGCCAAGGGCCTGAAGATCCGCGTGCAGCAGTCCGAGCTGTGGGTGTCGCTGGTTGGCGCGATGGGCGCGAACGCCACGCCGATGCCCACCGGCGAAGTCCTGACGGCGCTGAAGACCGGCCTGATCGACGCCGCGGAGAACAACATTCCTTCGTACGAGGGTTTCCAGCACTACGAGGCGGTGAAGGTGTATTCGCGCACCGAGCACTCGATGGCGCCGGAGATGCTGGTCATGTCCAAGGCCATCTTCGACAAGCTGTCGCCGGCCGACCAGGCCATGTTCCGCGCCGCGGCCAAGGAATCGGTGACGTTCCAGCGCCAGAAGTGGGATGAACAGGAAGCCAAGGCGCTGGACATCGTGACCAAGGCCGGCGCGCAGATCGTGACCGACGTGGACAAGGCCTCGTTCAAGACCGCGATGGCGCCGGTGTACGCCAAGTTCATCACCACGCCCGACCTGCAGCGCCTGGTGAAGGCCGTTCAGGATACCAAGTAA
- a CDS encoding TRAP transporter small permease, whose amino-acid sequence MSAPYTSASSAASTAALSPVAPGVDPEHERPPARHFYSRLCGLLSKTSLVLAIFGLLGIIVSVQVQVIGRYVFNDTPTWAEALALQLVLYVTALGVAVGVRDAGHIGLESLVSLLPEAMRLKLEILIHLLVALFGGIMVQSGILWTRLKWDELDPMLHLPVGIDYLSLVIAGVLIVLFSIEHILALVRGEDVVPSWY is encoded by the coding sequence ATGAGTGCACCCTACACCTCGGCTTCGTCCGCCGCCTCGACCGCGGCCCTGAGCCCGGTCGCGCCAGGCGTCGACCCCGAGCACGAGCGCCCGCCGGCTCGCCATTTCTACTCGCGCCTGTGCGGCCTGCTGAGCAAGACCAGCCTGGTGCTGGCGATCTTCGGCCTGCTCGGCATCATCGTCAGCGTCCAGGTCCAGGTGATCGGCCGTTATGTCTTCAACGACACGCCGACCTGGGCCGAGGCGCTGGCGCTGCAGCTGGTGCTGTACGTCACGGCGCTCGGCGTGGCCGTGGGCGTGCGCGATGCCGGCCACATCGGCCTGGAGTCGCTGGTGTCGCTGCTGCCCGAGGCCATGCGGCTGAAGCTGGAGATCCTGATCCACCTGCTGGTGGCGCTGTTCGGCGGCATCATGGTCCAGAGCGGCATCCTGTGGACCCGCCTGAAGTGGGACGAGCTCGATCCCATGCTGCACCTGCCCGTGGGCATCGACTATCTGTCGCTGGTGATCGCCGGCGTGTTGATCGTGCTGTTCTCCATCGAACACATCCTGGCGCTCGTGCGCGGGGAAGACGTCGTTCCATCCTGGTACTGA
- a CDS encoding TRAP transporter large permease: MELTVLSLSFALLLVLGVPVAFSIGLASVCTVLFSGMPIAIVFQKMVGGMQVFSFLAIPFFVFAGELMLYGGIADRIVRFANSLVGHVRGGLGMSNVIGCTLFGGVAGSPLADVSAMGSVMIPLMKKEGYDADYAVNVTTHAALVGALMPTSHNLIIFALATTGIASVSVFSLILAGVIPALILTICNLIAAYYVAVKRGYPTRGKFPGWKEVFKAFLGSLPGLLIVVIILAGILSGVFTATESAATAVLWALIVTVLVYRSLSWQHFLKACAKACKTTGVVLLLIGISSAFGYFMALYEVPQKTGALMTSVSATPWVIFLMINVLLFVLGTFLDMAATILICTPIFLPIAAQFGMDPVQFGIVMLINCALGLNTPPVGVTQFVGCAIGEISVGQVMKSILPFYGALTACLMLVTYVPAFSLWLPNLFK, translated from the coding sequence ATGGAATTGACTGTTCTCTCTTTGAGTTTCGCGCTGCTGCTGGTGCTAGGGGTGCCGGTGGCCTTCTCGATCGGGCTGGCTTCGGTCTGCACCGTGCTGTTCTCGGGCATGCCCATCGCCATCGTCTTCCAGAAGATGGTCGGCGGCATGCAGGTGTTCTCGTTCCTGGCGATCCCGTTCTTCGTGTTCGCCGGCGAACTGATGCTCTACGGCGGCATCGCCGACCGCATCGTGCGCTTCGCCAACAGCCTGGTCGGCCACGTGCGCGGCGGCCTGGGCATGAGCAACGTGATCGGCTGCACCTTGTTCGGCGGCGTCGCCGGCTCGCCGCTGGCCGACGTGTCGGCGATGGGCTCGGTGATGATCCCGCTGATGAAGAAGGAAGGCTACGACGCCGACTACGCCGTCAACGTGACCACCCACGCGGCGTTGGTGGGCGCGCTGATGCCGACCTCGCACAACCTGATCATCTTCGCGCTGGCCACCACCGGCATCGCCTCCGTCAGCGTGTTCAGCCTGATCCTGGCCGGCGTGATTCCGGCGCTGATCCTCACCATCTGCAACCTCATCGCCGCGTACTACGTGGCGGTGAAGCGCGGCTACCCCACGCGCGGCAAGTTCCCGGGCTGGAAGGAAGTCTTCAAGGCCTTCCTGGGTTCGCTGCCCGGCCTGCTGATCGTGGTGATCATCCTGGCGGGCATCCTGTCCGGTGTCTTCACCGCCACCGAGTCGGCCGCCACGGCCGTGCTGTGGGCGCTGATCGTCACGGTGCTGGTGTACCGCTCGCTGTCGTGGCAGCACTTCCTCAAGGCCTGTGCCAAAGCCTGCAAGACGACCGGCGTCGTGCTGCTGCTGATCGGCATCTCCTCGGCCTTCGGCTACTTCATGGCGCTGTATGAGGTGCCGCAGAAGACCGGCGCGCTGATGACCTCGGTTTCCGCCACGCCGTGGGTGATCTTCCTGATGATCAACGTGCTGCTGTTCGTGCTGGGCACTTTCCTGGACATGGCCGCCACCATCCTGATCTGCACGCCGATCTTCCTGCCGATCGCGGCGCAGTTCGGCATGGACCCGGTGCAGTTCGGTATCGTGATGCTGATCAACTGCGCGCTCGGCCTGAACACGCCCCCGGTGGGGGTCACGCAATTCGTGGGCTGCGCCATCGGCGAGATATCGGTCGGGCAGGTGATGAAATCGATCCTGCCCTTCTATGGCGCACTGACCGCCTGCCTGATGCTCGTGACTTATGTGCCCGCGTTCTCGCTGTGGCTTCCCAATCTGTTCAAGTAA
- a CDS encoding Bug family tripartite tricarboxylate transporter substrate binding protein, with protein sequence MTLNRRKMLLASGALAATGMPAMAQAWPSKPIKLIVPYPPGGSSDIIARAISQPLAEALKQTVLVENRAGANGNLGADFVAKSAPDGHTLLLCDVGALAISPSVYTKLPFDPSKDLRGVTMLAYSPHMLVVHPSVKANTFKELVALSKTTDLNFAVTAMGSAPHLAGVAVERASGAKWVYVPYKGGVQAIQDTMGGQTQVLMNGMLATLPHVQSGKLKVLAISKKTRMPLVGDVPTLAEQGLADFESGTWQGVLVANGTAPAIVARLNAELIKIVRSADIRSRLTGQGAEVVTMQAAEQDQFFNRERARWAKVVTDANIKLD encoded by the coding sequence ATGACACTGAATCGCAGGAAGATGCTGCTGGCCTCGGGCGCGCTGGCCGCCACCGGCATGCCGGCCATGGCCCAGGCCTGGCCCAGCAAACCCATCAAGCTGATCGTGCCGTACCCGCCCGGCGGTTCGTCGGACATCATCGCCCGCGCGATCAGCCAACCGCTGGCCGAAGCGCTCAAACAGACGGTGCTCGTGGAAAACCGCGCCGGTGCCAACGGCAACCTCGGTGCGGATTTCGTCGCCAAGTCCGCCCCCGATGGTCATACGCTGCTGCTGTGCGACGTGGGCGCGCTGGCCATCAGCCCTTCGGTCTACACCAAGCTGCCGTTCGACCCGAGCAAGGACCTGCGCGGTGTGACCATGCTGGCCTATTCGCCGCACATGCTAGTGGTGCATCCGTCGGTCAAGGCCAACACCTTCAAGGAACTGGTGGCCCTGTCGAAGACGACAGACCTCAACTTCGCGGTGACCGCCATGGGCAGCGCGCCGCACCTGGCCGGCGTGGCCGTGGAGCGCGCCAGCGGCGCCAAGTGGGTCTATGTGCCCTACAAGGGCGGTGTGCAGGCCATCCAGGACACGATGGGCGGCCAGACGCAGGTGCTCATGAACGGCATGCTCGCCACGCTGCCGCACGTGCAGAGCGGCAAGCTCAAGGTGCTGGCGATTTCCAAGAAGACACGCATGCCGCTGGTCGGCGACGTGCCCACGCTGGCCGAGCAGGGGCTGGCCGATTTCGAATCCGGCACCTGGCAGGGCGTGCTGGTGGCCAACGGCACGGCGCCGGCCATCGTCGCCCGGCTCAATGCCGAACTCATCAAGATCGTGCGCAGCGCCGACATCCGCTCGCGCCTCACGGGGCAGGGCGCCGAGGTCGTGACGATGCAGGCTGCCGAGCAGGACCAGTTTTTCAACCGCGAACGAGCGCGCTGGGCGAAAGTCGTGACCGACGCCAACATCAAACTCGACTGA
- the kdgD gene encoding 5-dehydro-4-deoxyglucarate dehydratase: MNPQELKSIMGSGLLSFPITDFDEQGEFRPKTYIERLEWLAPYGASALFAAGGTGEYFSLAGAEYSQVIKTAVDTCRGKVPIIAGAGGPTRTAIAHAQEAERLGAHGILLLPHYLTEAGQEGLIEHVAQVCKSVKFGVIVYNRDRTKLTPNSLAILAERCPNLVGFKDGVGNIETMSSIFMKMGDRFAYLGGLPTAEVYAAAYKALGTPVYSSAVFNFIPKTAMDFYKAVAADDLPTQHKLLKEFFMPYLNIRNRVEGYGVSIIKAGAKIVGHDGGPVRAPLTDLKPNEMEELAALIKKLGPQ; the protein is encoded by the coding sequence ATGAATCCTCAAGAACTCAAATCCATCATGGGCTCCGGCCTGCTGTCCTTCCCCATCACCGACTTCGACGAACAGGGCGAATTCCGTCCGAAGACCTACATCGAACGCCTGGAATGGCTGGCGCCCTACGGCGCGAGCGCGCTGTTCGCCGCCGGCGGCACGGGCGAATACTTCTCGCTGGCCGGCGCGGAATACAGCCAGGTCATCAAGACCGCCGTGGACACCTGCCGCGGCAAGGTGCCGATCATTGCCGGCGCCGGCGGCCCGACCCGCACCGCCATCGCCCACGCGCAGGAAGCCGAGCGCCTGGGCGCCCACGGCATCCTGCTGCTGCCGCACTACCTGACCGAAGCCGGCCAGGAAGGCCTGATCGAGCACGTGGCACAGGTCTGCAAGAGCGTGAAGTTCGGCGTCATCGTCTACAACCGTGACCGCACCAAGCTCACGCCCAACTCCCTGGCCATCCTGGCCGAGCGCTGCCCCAACCTGGTCGGCTTCAAGGACGGCGTGGGCAACATCGAGACCATGTCCTCCATCTTCATGAAGATGGGCGACCGCTTCGCCTACCTGGGCGGCCTGCCCACGGCCGAGGTCTATGCCGCCGCCTACAAGGCGCTGGGCACGCCGGTGTATTCGTCGGCCGTGTTCAACTTCATCCCGAAGACCGCGATGGACTTCTACAAGGCCGTGGCCGCCGACGACCTGCCGACGCAGCACAAGCTGCTCAAGGAATTCTTCATGCCTTACCTCAACATCCGCAACCGCGTCGAAGGCTACGGCGTGAGCATCATCAAGGCCGGCGCGAAGATCGTCGGCCATGATGGCGGCCCGGTGCGCGCGCCGTTGACCGACCTCAAGCCCAACGAGATGGAAGAACTGGCCGCGCTGATCAAGAAGCTCGGCCCGCAGTAA